A window of Cryptomeria japonica chromosome 3, Sugi_1.0, whole genome shotgun sequence contains these coding sequences:
- the LOC131070458 gene encoding long chain base biosynthesis protein 2d isoform X1 produces the protein MSTITIPYFTALATYFSYLLLFIFGGVRDIFRFFCKSDKGTPEGYSVFRLIFENFYTRRLYRRIQDCFNRPIASAPDAWIDVIERYSNDNNKTLFQTGKISRCLNLGSYNYLGFASVDEYCTPQVIKSLNKFSPSTCSSRVDGGTTVLHNELETLIASFVGKPAALVYGMGFATNSTTLPALIGKGGLIISDHLNHRSIIAGSQASGSKVNIFQHNTPSHLEDVLRKAIAEGQPRTHRPWKKIIVVVEGIYSMEGELCKLPEIVALCKKYKAYTYLDEAHSIGAVGKSGRGLCELLGVDPADIDIMMGTFTKSFGSCGGYIAGSKDLIKCLKSVSPGHLYATSMTPPGVQQVISALKVILGEDGSNRGAQKLARIRENSNFFRAELQKMGCQVLGDQDSPVMPIMLYNPAKISAFSRECFKRNIAVVTVGSPATDFLLSRARICISASHTKEDLLRALEVISEVGDMVDIKYFPTGHQRGWRYGRYQIFSN, from the exons ATGTCTACCATTACCATTCCTTATTTCACAGCTCTCGCCACTTATTTTAGCTATCTCCTGCTCTTTATTTTCGGCGGTGTCCGGGATATCTTCAGATTCTTCTGCAAATCCGATAAGGGCACTCCAGAG GGATATTCTGTATTCCGCTTGATTTTTGAAAACTTCTACACCCGTAGGCTGTATCGCCGCATTCAG GACTGTTTCAACCGGCCTATTGCAAGTGCACCAGATGCTTGGATAGATGTGATTGAACGTTATTCAAATGACAACAACAAAACATTATT TCAAACTGGGAAGATAAGTAGATGTTTAAACCTTGGATCCTACAATTATCTTGGATTTGCATCAGTGGATGAATACTGCACTCCACAGGTGATTAAATCTTTGAACAAATTTTCTCCGAGTACATGCAGCAGCCGTGTTGATGGGG GTACTACTGTTTTACACAATGAACTTGAAACGTTAATTGCTAGCTTTGTTGGGAAGCCTGCTGCTTTGGTTTATGGAATGGGATTTGCCACAAATTCAACCACTCTTCCAGCATTAATAGGAAAG GGTGGGCTTATTATCAGTGATCACTTAAATCATCGTTCTATAATTGCTGGTTCTCAAGCATCTGGGTCAAAAGTTAATATTTTTCAGCACAACA CACCTTCACACTTGGAGGATGTGCTTCGAAAAGCTATTGCTGAAGGACAGCCCCGGACTCATAGACCTTGGAAAAAAATAATTGTAGTAGTGGAAGGTATCTACAGTATGGAGGGTGAACTTTGTAAGCTTCCAGAGATTGTGGCTCTCTGCAAGAAGTACAAG GCTTACACATATTTGGATGAAGCACACAGTATTGGAGCTGTTGGTAAATCGGGAAGGGGACTTTGTGAGCTCCTAGGGGTGGATCCAGCAGATATTGATATTATGATGGGCACCTTTACAAAATCTTTTGGATCATGTGGAGGCTATATTGCTGGATCTAAG GATCTTATTAAGTGTCTGAAATCGGTTAGTCCTGGACACCTGTATGCAACATCTATGACTCCACCTGGTGTACAACAGGTTATATCAGCATTGAAAGTTATTCTTGGAGAGGATGGTTCTAATCGAG GAGCCCAAAAGCTTGCACGCATACGAGAAAATAGCAATTTTTTCCGCGCAGAGCTGCAGAAAATGGGATGCCAAGTTCTTGGAGATCAGGATTCACCTGTGATGCCTATAATGCTGTATAATCCAGCCAAAATTTCAGCTTTCTCAAGAGAGTGCTTTAAACGCAAT ATTGCAGTGGTGACAGTTGGCTCTCCTGCAACAGATTTTTTACTATCAAGGGCTCGGATATGCATATCTGCTTCTCATACCAAGGAGGATTTATTGAGAGCATTGGAA GTGATCAGCGAGGTTGGGGATATGGTGGATATCAAATATTTTCCAACAGGTCATCAG
- the LOC131070458 gene encoding long chain base biosynthesis protein 2a isoform X2, whose translation MSTITIPYFTALATYFSYLLLFIFGGVRDIFRFFCKSDKGTPEDCFNRPIASAPDAWIDVIERYSNDNNKTLFQTGKISRCLNLGSYNYLGFASVDEYCTPQVIKSLNKFSPSTCSSRVDGGTTVLHNELETLIASFVGKPAALVYGMGFATNSTTLPALIGKGGLIISDHLNHRSIIAGSQASGSKVNIFQHNTPSHLEDVLRKAIAEGQPRTHRPWKKIIVVVEGIYSMEGELCKLPEIVALCKKYKAYTYLDEAHSIGAVGKSGRGLCELLGVDPADIDIMMGTFTKSFGSCGGYIAGSKDLIKCLKSVSPGHLYATSMTPPGVQQVISALKVILGEDGSNRGAQKLARIRENSNFFRAELQKMGCQVLGDQDSPVMPIMLYNPAKISAFSRECFKRNIAVVTVGSPATDFLLSRARICISASHTKEDLLRALEVISEVGDMVDIKYFPTGHQRGWRYGRYQIFSN comes from the exons ATGTCTACCATTACCATTCCTTATTTCACAGCTCTCGCCACTTATTTTAGCTATCTCCTGCTCTTTATTTTCGGCGGTGTCCGGGATATCTTCAGATTCTTCTGCAAATCCGATAAGGGCACTCCAGAG GACTGTTTCAACCGGCCTATTGCAAGTGCACCAGATGCTTGGATAGATGTGATTGAACGTTATTCAAATGACAACAACAAAACATTATT TCAAACTGGGAAGATAAGTAGATGTTTAAACCTTGGATCCTACAATTATCTTGGATTTGCATCAGTGGATGAATACTGCACTCCACAGGTGATTAAATCTTTGAACAAATTTTCTCCGAGTACATGCAGCAGCCGTGTTGATGGGG GTACTACTGTTTTACACAATGAACTTGAAACGTTAATTGCTAGCTTTGTTGGGAAGCCTGCTGCTTTGGTTTATGGAATGGGATTTGCCACAAATTCAACCACTCTTCCAGCATTAATAGGAAAG GGTGGGCTTATTATCAGTGATCACTTAAATCATCGTTCTATAATTGCTGGTTCTCAAGCATCTGGGTCAAAAGTTAATATTTTTCAGCACAACA CACCTTCACACTTGGAGGATGTGCTTCGAAAAGCTATTGCTGAAGGACAGCCCCGGACTCATAGACCTTGGAAAAAAATAATTGTAGTAGTGGAAGGTATCTACAGTATGGAGGGTGAACTTTGTAAGCTTCCAGAGATTGTGGCTCTCTGCAAGAAGTACAAG GCTTACACATATTTGGATGAAGCACACAGTATTGGAGCTGTTGGTAAATCGGGAAGGGGACTTTGTGAGCTCCTAGGGGTGGATCCAGCAGATATTGATATTATGATGGGCACCTTTACAAAATCTTTTGGATCATGTGGAGGCTATATTGCTGGATCTAAG GATCTTATTAAGTGTCTGAAATCGGTTAGTCCTGGACACCTGTATGCAACATCTATGACTCCACCTGGTGTACAACAGGTTATATCAGCATTGAAAGTTATTCTTGGAGAGGATGGTTCTAATCGAG GAGCCCAAAAGCTTGCACGCATACGAGAAAATAGCAATTTTTTCCGCGCAGAGCTGCAGAAAATGGGATGCCAAGTTCTTGGAGATCAGGATTCACCTGTGATGCCTATAATGCTGTATAATCCAGCCAAAATTTCAGCTTTCTCAAGAGAGTGCTTTAAACGCAAT ATTGCAGTGGTGACAGTTGGCTCTCCTGCAACAGATTTTTTACTATCAAGGGCTCGGATATGCATATCTGCTTCTCATACCAAGGAGGATTTATTGAGAGCATTGGAA GTGATCAGCGAGGTTGGGGATATGGTGGATATCAAATATTTTCCAACAGGTCATCAG
- the LOC131070458 gene encoding long chain base biosynthesis protein 2d isoform X3, giving the protein MSTITIPYFTALATYFSYLLLFIFGGVRDIFRFFCKSDKGTPEGYSVFRLIFENFYTRRLYRRIQDCFNRPIASAPDAWIDVIERYSNDNNKTLFQTGKISRCLNLGSYNYLGFASVDEYCTPQVIKSLNKFSPSTCSSRVDGGTTVLHNELETLIASFVGKPAALVYGMGFATNSTTLPALIGKGGLIISDHLNHRSIIAGSQASGSKVNIFQHNTPSHLEDVLRKAIAEGQPRTHRPWKKIIVVVEGIYSMEGELCKLPEIVALCKKYKAYTYLDEAHSIGAVGKSGRGLCELLGVDPADIDIMMGTFTKSFGSCGGYIAGSKDLIKCLKSVSPGHLYATSMTPPGVQQVISALKVILGEDGSNRDCSGDSWLSCNRFFTIKGSDMHICFSYQGGFIESIGSDQRGWGYGGYQIFSNRSSARLEIWSISNIFQLNHGSSSSQKKRKA; this is encoded by the exons ATGTCTACCATTACCATTCCTTATTTCACAGCTCTCGCCACTTATTTTAGCTATCTCCTGCTCTTTATTTTCGGCGGTGTCCGGGATATCTTCAGATTCTTCTGCAAATCCGATAAGGGCACTCCAGAG GGATATTCTGTATTCCGCTTGATTTTTGAAAACTTCTACACCCGTAGGCTGTATCGCCGCATTCAG GACTGTTTCAACCGGCCTATTGCAAGTGCACCAGATGCTTGGATAGATGTGATTGAACGTTATTCAAATGACAACAACAAAACATTATT TCAAACTGGGAAGATAAGTAGATGTTTAAACCTTGGATCCTACAATTATCTTGGATTTGCATCAGTGGATGAATACTGCACTCCACAGGTGATTAAATCTTTGAACAAATTTTCTCCGAGTACATGCAGCAGCCGTGTTGATGGGG GTACTACTGTTTTACACAATGAACTTGAAACGTTAATTGCTAGCTTTGTTGGGAAGCCTGCTGCTTTGGTTTATGGAATGGGATTTGCCACAAATTCAACCACTCTTCCAGCATTAATAGGAAAG GGTGGGCTTATTATCAGTGATCACTTAAATCATCGTTCTATAATTGCTGGTTCTCAAGCATCTGGGTCAAAAGTTAATATTTTTCAGCACAACA CACCTTCACACTTGGAGGATGTGCTTCGAAAAGCTATTGCTGAAGGACAGCCCCGGACTCATAGACCTTGGAAAAAAATAATTGTAGTAGTGGAAGGTATCTACAGTATGGAGGGTGAACTTTGTAAGCTTCCAGAGATTGTGGCTCTCTGCAAGAAGTACAAG GCTTACACATATTTGGATGAAGCACACAGTATTGGAGCTGTTGGTAAATCGGGAAGGGGACTTTGTGAGCTCCTAGGGGTGGATCCAGCAGATATTGATATTATGATGGGCACCTTTACAAAATCTTTTGGATCATGTGGAGGCTATATTGCTGGATCTAAG GATCTTATTAAGTGTCTGAAATCGGTTAGTCCTGGACACCTGTATGCAACATCTATGACTCCACCTGGTGTACAACAGGTTATATCAGCATTGAAAGTTATTCTTGGAGAGGATGGTTCTAATCGAG ATTGCAGTGGTGACAGTTGGCTCTCCTGCAACAGATTTTTTACTATCAAGGGCTCGGATATGCATATCTGCTTCTCATACCAAGGAGGATTTATTGAGAGCATTGGAA GTGATCAGCGAGGTTGGGGATATGGTGGATATCAAATATTTTCCAACAGGTCATCAG
- the LOC131070458 gene encoding long chain base biosynthesis protein 2d isoform X4: MSTITIPYFTALATYFSYLLLFIFGGVRDIFRFFCKSDKGTPEGYSVFRLIFENFYTRRLYRRIQDCFNRPIASAPDAWIDVIERYSNDNNKTLFQTGKISRCLNLGSYNYLGFASVDEYCTPQVIKSLNKFSPSTCSSRVDGGTTVLHNELETLIASFVGKPAALVYGMGFATNSTTLPALIGKGGLIISDHLNHRSIIAGSQASGSKVNIFQHNTPSHLEDVLRKAIAEGQPRTHRPWKKIIVVVEGIYSMEGELCKLPEIVALCKKYKAYTYLDEAHSIGAVGKSGRGLCELLGVDPADIDIMMGTFTKSFGSCGGYIAGSKDLIKCLKSVSPGHLYATSMTPPGVQQVISALKVILGEDGSNRGAQKLARIRENSNFFRAELQKMGCQVLGDQDSPVMPIMLYNPAKISAFSRECFKRNIFYYQGLGYAYLLLIPRRIY, translated from the exons ATGTCTACCATTACCATTCCTTATTTCACAGCTCTCGCCACTTATTTTAGCTATCTCCTGCTCTTTATTTTCGGCGGTGTCCGGGATATCTTCAGATTCTTCTGCAAATCCGATAAGGGCACTCCAGAG GGATATTCTGTATTCCGCTTGATTTTTGAAAACTTCTACACCCGTAGGCTGTATCGCCGCATTCAG GACTGTTTCAACCGGCCTATTGCAAGTGCACCAGATGCTTGGATAGATGTGATTGAACGTTATTCAAATGACAACAACAAAACATTATT TCAAACTGGGAAGATAAGTAGATGTTTAAACCTTGGATCCTACAATTATCTTGGATTTGCATCAGTGGATGAATACTGCACTCCACAGGTGATTAAATCTTTGAACAAATTTTCTCCGAGTACATGCAGCAGCCGTGTTGATGGGG GTACTACTGTTTTACACAATGAACTTGAAACGTTAATTGCTAGCTTTGTTGGGAAGCCTGCTGCTTTGGTTTATGGAATGGGATTTGCCACAAATTCAACCACTCTTCCAGCATTAATAGGAAAG GGTGGGCTTATTATCAGTGATCACTTAAATCATCGTTCTATAATTGCTGGTTCTCAAGCATCTGGGTCAAAAGTTAATATTTTTCAGCACAACA CACCTTCACACTTGGAGGATGTGCTTCGAAAAGCTATTGCTGAAGGACAGCCCCGGACTCATAGACCTTGGAAAAAAATAATTGTAGTAGTGGAAGGTATCTACAGTATGGAGGGTGAACTTTGTAAGCTTCCAGAGATTGTGGCTCTCTGCAAGAAGTACAAG GCTTACACATATTTGGATGAAGCACACAGTATTGGAGCTGTTGGTAAATCGGGAAGGGGACTTTGTGAGCTCCTAGGGGTGGATCCAGCAGATATTGATATTATGATGGGCACCTTTACAAAATCTTTTGGATCATGTGGAGGCTATATTGCTGGATCTAAG GATCTTATTAAGTGTCTGAAATCGGTTAGTCCTGGACACCTGTATGCAACATCTATGACTCCACCTGGTGTACAACAGGTTATATCAGCATTGAAAGTTATTCTTGGAGAGGATGGTTCTAATCGAG GAGCCCAAAAGCTTGCACGCATACGAGAAAATAGCAATTTTTTCCGCGCAGAGCTGCAGAAAATGGGATGCCAAGTTCTTGGAGATCAGGATTCACCTGTGATGCCTATAATGCTGTATAATCCAGCCAAAATTTCAGCTTTCTCAAGAGAGTGCTTTAAACGCAAT ATTTTTTACTATCAAGGGCTCGGATATGCATATCTGCTTCTCATACCAAGGAGGATTTATTGA